From a single Nocardioides sp. dk884 genomic region:
- the treS gene encoding maltose alpha-D-glucosyltransferase: MGQSPEGDPFPDDQASTPDWFKTAVFYEVLVRSFRDSNGDGIGDFRGLTEKLDYLQWLGVDCLWLPPFFSSPLRDGGYDVSDYTNILPEIGTVEEFHHFLDEAHARGMRVIIDFVMNHTSDQHPWFQASREDPDGPYGDFYVWSDTDELYSEARIIFVDTEPSNWTWDPVRQQYYWHRFFSHQPDLNFDNPAVHDAILEAIGFWFDMGLDGFRLDAVPYLYERPGTNGENLPETHDFLKKVRRFVDEKYPGKVLLAEANQWPSDVVDYFGDYESGGDECHMCFHFPVMPRIFMAVRRESRFPISEILDQTPPIPSGCQWGIFLRNHDELTLEMVTDEDRDYMWNEYAKDPRMKANIGIRRRLAPLLDNDINQMELFCALLLSLPGSPVLYYGDEIGMGDNIWLGDRDGVRTPMQWTPDRNAGFSSATPGKLHLPLNHDPVYGYQSVNVEAQLENTSSLLHWTRRMIHARRNHPAFGLGSFVDLGGSNPSVLSYAREHEQADGSRDVIVCVHNLSRFPQPVELDLRRFEGMIPVELLGGVPFPRIGELPYLLTLSGYGFYWFRLAESDNTEEATLL; the protein is encoded by the coding sequence ATGGGGCAGAGCCCCGAGGGCGACCCGTTCCCCGACGACCAGGCGAGCACGCCGGACTGGTTCAAGACCGCGGTGTTCTACGAGGTCCTGGTCCGCTCGTTCCGCGACTCCAACGGCGACGGCATCGGCGACTTCCGCGGCCTCACCGAGAAGCTGGACTACCTGCAGTGGCTCGGCGTGGACTGCCTGTGGCTGCCGCCGTTCTTCTCCTCGCCGCTGCGCGACGGCGGCTACGACGTCTCCGACTACACCAACATCCTTCCCGAGATCGGGACGGTCGAGGAGTTCCACCACTTCCTCGACGAGGCGCACGCGCGCGGCATGCGCGTGATCATCGACTTCGTCATGAACCACACCAGCGACCAGCACCCCTGGTTCCAGGCCAGCCGGGAGGATCCCGACGGCCCGTACGGCGACTTCTACGTCTGGTCCGACACCGACGAGCTCTACTCCGAGGCGCGGATCATCTTCGTCGACACCGAGCCCTCGAACTGGACCTGGGACCCGGTGCGCCAGCAGTACTACTGGCACCGGTTCTTCAGCCACCAGCCCGACCTCAACTTCGACAACCCCGCGGTCCACGACGCGATCCTCGAGGCGATCGGGTTCTGGTTCGACATGGGCCTGGACGGCTTTCGCCTCGACGCGGTGCCGTACCTCTACGAGCGACCCGGCACCAACGGCGAGAACCTCCCGGAGACCCACGACTTCCTCAAGAAGGTGCGTCGCTTCGTCGATGAGAAGTACCCCGGCAAGGTGCTGCTGGCCGAGGCCAACCAGTGGCCCTCCGACGTCGTGGACTACTTCGGCGACTACGAGTCCGGCGGCGACGAGTGCCACATGTGCTTCCACTTCCCGGTGATGCCGCGCATCTTCATGGCGGTGCGCCGCGAGTCGCGGTTCCCGATCTCGGAGATCCTCGACCAGACGCCGCCGATCCCGAGCGGCTGCCAGTGGGGCATCTTCTTGCGCAACCACGACGAGCTGACCCTGGAGATGGTCACCGACGAGGACCGCGACTACATGTGGAACGAGTACGCCAAGGACCCGCGGATGAAGGCCAACATCGGCATCCGCCGGCGCCTCGCGCCGCTGCTGGACAACGACATCAACCAGATGGAGCTCTTCTGCGCGCTCCTGCTGTCGCTGCCCGGCTCGCCGGTCCTCTACTACGGCGACGAGATCGGCATGGGCGACAACATCTGGCTCGGTGACCGCGACGGCGTGCGCACCCCGATGCAGTGGACGCCGGACCGCAACGCCGGGTTCTCCTCGGCGACCCCGGGCAAGCTGCACCTGCCGCTGAACCACGACCCGGTCTACGGCTACCAGTCGGTCAACGTCGAGGCCCAGCTGGAGAACACCTCCTCGCTGCTGCACTGGACGCGCCGGATGATCCACGCCCGCCGCAACCACCCGGCGTTCGGGCTCGGCTCCTTCGTGGACCTGGGCGGGTCGAACCCCTCGGTCCTCAGCTATGCCCGCGAGCACGAGCAGGCCGACGGCAGCCGCGACGTGATCGTGTGCGTGCACAACCTCTCCCGCTTCCCGCAACCGGTCGAGCTCGACCTGCGCCGCTTCGAGGGGATGATCCCCGTCGAGCTGCTCGGCGGCGTGCCGTTCCCGCGGATCGGCGAGCTGCCCTACCTGCTCACCCTGAGCGGCTACGGCTTCTACTGGTTCCGGCTCGCCGAGTCCGACAACACCGAGGAGGCGACGTTGCTGTGA
- a CDS encoding maltokinase N-terminal cap-like domain-containing protein has translation MTPQSRHTKHASTHLDPQIFADYLVKTRWFAGKGRSFTVSGIRRIGDVPGTGGVEPRVVNHLVELTYDDAPGGEATTELYQVPLALYAEPVERLDHAFIGWWEEPGAGWVHAYDALHDRAAMAAWLHTFVAGVPAEGGAWTDPDSGLVFHRMPGHDLSPDATAALFSGEQSNSTVLFGDHAAMKVFRKVTPGANPDISVHEALTRAGSEHVAALYGWVEWSDPEGQHGAADPEGADAADDLGGPEAPVLQLAMLQEFLRTGTDGWDLALASVRDLFAEADLHADEVGGDFSGEAARLGEALREVHAVLVAQFGREQRDAAELAAAMTQRLSDALAVVPPLAEYADALRAAYDRLAGLGAVEVQRVHGDLHLGQTLRISAGWKIVDFEGEPAKTLAERQLPDSPWRDVAGMLRSFDYAPQVVARSLAEEDFEGAAQRAYRAEEWAERNKQHFLQAYAGGPLTDEQQILLDAYVADKAVYETVYETRNRPSWVTIPLTAIARIGAS, from the coding sequence GTGACTCCCCAGTCCAGACACACCAAGCACGCCAGCACCCATCTCGACCCCCAGATCTTCGCCGACTACCTGGTCAAGACCAGGTGGTTCGCCGGAAAGGGCCGTTCCTTCACGGTGAGCGGCATCCGGCGCATCGGCGACGTGCCCGGCACCGGCGGCGTCGAGCCCCGGGTGGTCAACCACCTCGTCGAGCTGACCTACGACGACGCGCCCGGCGGGGAGGCCACCACCGAGCTCTACCAGGTGCCGCTCGCGCTGTACGCCGAGCCGGTCGAGCGCCTCGACCACGCCTTCATCGGCTGGTGGGAGGAGCCCGGCGCCGGCTGGGTCCACGCCTACGACGCGCTGCACGACCGGGCCGCGATGGCGGCCTGGCTGCACACCTTCGTGGCGGGCGTGCCCGCCGAGGGCGGCGCCTGGACCGACCCGGACTCCGGGCTGGTCTTCCACCGCATGCCCGGGCACGACCTCTCCCCCGACGCGACCGCCGCGCTGTTCTCCGGTGAGCAGTCGAACTCCACCGTGCTGTTCGGCGACCACGCCGCGATGAAGGTGTTCCGCAAGGTCACCCCCGGCGCGAACCCCGACATCTCCGTCCACGAGGCGCTCACCCGCGCCGGCTCCGAGCACGTCGCCGCGCTCTACGGCTGGGTGGAGTGGAGCGACCCCGAGGGCCAGCACGGCGCCGCGGACCCCGAGGGCGCCGACGCCGCCGACGACCTCGGCGGTCCCGAGGCACCGGTCCTGCAGCTGGCGATGCTCCAGGAGTTCCTGCGCACCGGCACCGACGGCTGGGACCTGGCGCTGGCCAGCGTGCGCGACCTGTTCGCCGAGGCCGACCTGCACGCCGACGAGGTCGGCGGCGACTTCTCCGGAGAGGCGGCCCGGCTGGGCGAGGCGCTGCGCGAGGTGCACGCCGTGCTCGTCGCCCAGTTCGGCCGCGAGCAGCGCGACGCGGCCGAACTGGCCGCCGCGATGACGCAGCGGCTCAGCGACGCGCTCGCCGTCGTACCCCCGCTGGCGGAGTACGCCGACGCGCTGCGCGCGGCGTACGACCGGCTGGCCGGCCTGGGGGCGGTCGAGGTGCAGCGCGTGCACGGCGACCTGCACCTGGGCCAGACCCTGCGCATCTCGGCGGGCTGGAAGATCGTCGACTTCGAGGGCGAGCCGGCCAAGACGCTGGCCGAGCGCCAGCTGCCCGACTCCCCCTGGCGCGACGTCGCCGGGATGCTGCGCTCCTTCGACTACGCCCCGCAGGTCGTGGCCCGCTCGCTGGCCGAGGAGGACTTCGAGGGCGCCGCCCAGCGCGCCTACCGCGCCGAGGAGTGGGCCGAGCGCAACAAGCAGCACTTCCTGCAGGCCTACGCCGGCGGCCCGCTCACCGACGAGCAGCAGATCCTGCTCGACGCCTACGTCGCCGACAAGGCCGTCTACGAGACCGTCTACGAGACGCGCAACCGGCCGAGCTGGGTCACCATCCCGCTGACCGCGATCGCGAGGATCGGAGCCTCATGA
- the glgB gene encoding 1,4-alpha-glucan branching protein GlgB yields MNHRPTDPTTRRPVDRSELDQLVRGEHGDPHSILGAHPYQGAVTVRVLRPLASSVTIQHATPDGHAATRLEHEYEGVWVGVLPLTEVPDYRISVAYEGEPTLVDDPYRFLPTLGEMDLHLVNEGRHEELWRALGAHVRRYPGVLGEVTGTSFAVWAPHARGVRLKGDFNAWDGREHPMRQLGSSGVWELFVPGVGSGTAYKYAVLGADGVWREKADPMATWAEEPPKTASRVYESSYTWGDEEWMRTRGERPAVARPMSIYELHLASWRRDRSWEQLAEELPAYVAELGFTHVELMPVMQHPFGGSWGYHVTSYFAPDARFGDPDGFRLLVDRLHQAGIGVILDWVPGHFATDEWALVRFDGTPLYEDPNPQRGWHREWGSHIFNFGRHEVRNFLYANAIYWLEEFHADGLRVDGVASMLYLDYSREEGEWTPNVHGGRENLEAMQFLQEMNATVYRRVPGITTIAEESTSWPGVTQPTSAGGLGFGFKWNMGWMHDSLGYVQHEPVHRVHHHGEMTFSLVYAWSENYVLPISHDEVVHGKGSLLRKMPGDRWQQLAGLRAYLAFMWAHPGKQLLFMGAEMGQESEWAEARELDWWLLDHPEHRGVHSLVRDLNATYVQTPALWAQDHEPAGFAWLDANDAEHNVFSFARRAPGEPDLVCVANFAATPHQDYRLALPAAGRWEEVLNTDAATYTGSGVGNLGAVTAVEGSHLGQPAYADIVVPPLATVWLRRVD; encoded by the coding sequence ATGAACCACCGCCCCACCGACCCGACCACCCGCCGTCCCGTGGACCGCAGCGAGCTCGACCAGCTGGTGCGGGGCGAGCACGGCGACCCGCACAGCATCCTCGGCGCCCACCCCTACCAGGGCGCGGTGACGGTGCGGGTGCTGCGCCCGCTGGCCTCCTCGGTCACCATCCAGCACGCCACCCCCGACGGGCACGCCGCGACCCGCCTCGAGCACGAGTACGAGGGCGTCTGGGTCGGCGTGCTGCCGCTCACCGAGGTCCCGGACTACCGGATCTCGGTGGCCTACGAGGGCGAGCCGACCCTCGTCGACGACCCCTACCGCTTCTTGCCGACGCTCGGTGAGATGGACCTGCACCTGGTCAACGAGGGGCGCCACGAGGAGCTGTGGCGGGCCCTCGGCGCCCACGTGCGCCGCTATCCCGGCGTGCTCGGCGAGGTCACCGGCACCTCCTTCGCGGTGTGGGCCCCGCACGCGCGCGGGGTCCGGCTCAAGGGCGACTTCAACGCCTGGGACGGCCGTGAGCACCCGATGCGCCAGCTCGGCTCCTCCGGGGTCTGGGAGCTCTTCGTGCCCGGCGTCGGGTCCGGCACGGCGTACAAGTACGCCGTGCTCGGCGCCGACGGGGTGTGGCGCGAGAAGGCCGACCCGATGGCCACCTGGGCCGAGGAGCCGCCGAAGACCGCCTCGCGGGTCTATGAGTCCTCCTACACCTGGGGCGACGAGGAGTGGATGCGCACCCGGGGCGAGCGGCCGGCCGTCGCGCGCCCGATGTCGATCTATGAGCTCCACCTCGCCTCCTGGCGCCGCGACCGCAGCTGGGAGCAGCTGGCCGAGGAGCTCCCGGCGTACGTCGCGGAGCTGGGCTTCACCCACGTCGAGCTGATGCCGGTGATGCAGCACCCGTTCGGCGGGTCGTGGGGCTACCACGTCACCTCCTACTTCGCACCCGACGCGCGCTTCGGCGACCCCGACGGGTTCCGGCTGCTCGTCGACCGGCTGCACCAGGCCGGGATCGGCGTGATCCTGGACTGGGTGCCCGGGCACTTCGCCACCGACGAGTGGGCGCTGGTCCGCTTCGACGGCACCCCGCTGTATGAGGACCCCAACCCGCAGCGCGGCTGGCACCGCGAGTGGGGCTCGCACATCTTCAACTTCGGTCGCCACGAGGTGCGCAACTTCCTCTACGCCAACGCGATCTACTGGCTGGAGGAGTTCCACGCCGACGGGCTGCGCGTGGACGGCGTCGCCTCGATGCTCTACCTCGACTACTCCCGCGAGGAGGGCGAGTGGACGCCCAACGTGCACGGCGGGCGCGAGAACCTCGAGGCCATGCAGTTCCTCCAGGAGATGAACGCCACCGTCTATCGCCGCGTCCCCGGCATCACCACGATCGCGGAGGAGTCGACCTCCTGGCCCGGCGTCACCCAGCCCACCTCTGCGGGCGGCCTGGGCTTCGGCTTCAAGTGGAACATGGGCTGGATGCACGACTCGCTGGGCTACGTGCAGCACGAGCCCGTGCACCGCGTCCACCACCACGGCGAGATGACGTTCTCGCTGGTCTATGCGTGGTCGGAGAACTACGTGCTGCCGATCAGCCACGACGAGGTCGTGCACGGCAAGGGCTCGCTGCTGCGCAAGATGCCCGGCGACCGCTGGCAGCAGCTGGCCGGCCTGCGCGCCTACCTGGCCTTCATGTGGGCCCACCCGGGCAAGCAGCTGCTGTTCATGGGCGCGGAGATGGGCCAGGAGTCGGAGTGGGCCGAGGCGCGGGAGCTGGACTGGTGGCTGCTGGACCACCCCGAGCACCGCGGCGTGCACTCGTTGGTGCGTGACCTCAACGCGACGTACGTCCAGACGCCGGCGCTGTGGGCCCAGGACCACGAGCCGGCCGGGTTCGCCTGGCTGGACGCCAACGACGCCGAGCACAACGTCTTCTCCTTCGCCCGCCGCGCCCCCGGCGAGCCGGACCTGGTCTGCGTGGCCAACTTCGCCGCGACGCCGCACCAGGACTACCGGCTCGCCCTGCCCGCGGCCGGGCGCTGGGAGGAGGTGCTCAACACCGACGCGGCGACCTACACCGGCTCCGGCGTCGGCAACCTCGGCGCCGTGACAGCGGTCGAGGGCAGCCACCTCGGCCAGCCGGCGTACGCCGACATCGTGGTGCCGCCGCTGGCGACGGTGTGGTTGCGACGCGTTGACTGA
- a CDS encoding NUDIX hydrolase — translation MTEQPSLTDGTVTLRAWRESDVEVAIAGHDEPVLHWLGVEEGPSADQHRQAIRVWTERFSTSNRIGYAIEAGGELVGGCQLRVDDQTTGELQWVLYAGHRGRGHATRAVRVLADWALTAVGQGGLGLTRVEAHIEPTNESALRVASRAGLRREGVRRIVAGTGEQPAATEYVVLARLADDPPVSDPSSFRSLLNSFLPRKRAIGQMLLRDTSGRVLLCNLTYKKDWDLPGGVVEVGESPQLAAAREVEEELGLVVKPGQLILTDWMPPWSGWDDALCLVFDGGVHDPAILDRAVYQAREIRSAEFCTLEQATERCADFTLRRLTAALASIEHGGAAYTESGR, via the coding sequence GTGACCGAGCAGCCCAGCCTCACCGACGGGACGGTCACGCTGCGTGCGTGGCGCGAGTCCGATGTGGAGGTCGCGATCGCAGGCCATGACGAGCCAGTCCTGCACTGGCTCGGCGTCGAGGAGGGCCCCAGCGCCGACCAGCACCGGCAGGCCATCCGCGTCTGGACCGAGCGCTTCTCCACCAGCAACCGCATCGGCTACGCCATCGAGGCCGGTGGCGAGCTGGTCGGCGGCTGCCAGCTGCGCGTCGACGACCAGACCACCGGCGAGCTGCAGTGGGTGCTCTACGCCGGGCACCGCGGCCGGGGCCACGCCACCCGCGCGGTCCGGGTGCTGGCCGACTGGGCGCTCACCGCGGTCGGCCAGGGCGGACTGGGCCTGACCCGGGTCGAGGCCCACATCGAGCCCACCAACGAGTCCGCGCTGCGCGTGGCCAGCCGCGCCGGGCTGCGCCGCGAGGGCGTGCGCCGCATCGTCGCCGGCACCGGCGAGCAGCCCGCGGCCACCGAGTACGTCGTGCTCGCCCGGCTCGCCGACGACCCGCCGGTCAGCGACCCGTCCAGCTTCCGCTCGCTGCTGAACTCCTTCCTGCCCCGCAAGCGCGCGATCGGGCAGATGCTGCTGCGCGACACCTCCGGGCGGGTGCTGCTGTGCAACCTGACCTACAAGAAGGACTGGGACCTGCCCGGCGGCGTCGTCGAGGTGGGCGAGTCCCCGCAGCTGGCCGCCGCCCGCGAGGTCGAGGAGGAGCTCGGGCTGGTCGTCAAGCCCGGTCAGCTGATCCTCACCGACTGGATGCCGCCGTGGAGCGGCTGGGACGACGCGCTCTGCCTGGTCTTCGACGGCGGCGTGCACGACCCGGCGATCCTCGACCGCGCGGTCTACCAGGCCCGCGAGATCCGCTCGGCGGAGTTCTGCACCCTCGAGCAGGCCACCGAGCGCTGCGCCGACTTCACCCTGCGCCGCCTCACCGCTGCGCTCGCCAGCATCGAGCACGGCGGCGCGGCGTACACCGAGTCCGGCCGCTGA
- a CDS encoding EamA family transporter, whose translation MNRRDSLLAALVATLWGFNFVVIDWGMGEVPPLLFLACRFLLVVFPAVLLVPRPDVSWRVLGAVGLFMSAGQFGFLYVAMAAGLPPGLAALVLQGQVVFTILIAALALRERPTGAQAVGVAVGVIGLVVVAIGRGGDVTLAALLLCLMGALSWGIGNVVSRAARVPGGFGLTVWSAVVVPVPMVALSLAVEGPAAVAAGIDAFGWQALVSTLYTAVLASLVGYGLFNSLLARNPSAAVVPWVLLAPVVAMASAWLLLAQVPSAGEALGGLLLVAGVLVALRPQRGRPAVVPVPPPARSLTGHPS comes from the coding sequence GTGAACCGACGCGACTCCCTCCTCGCCGCTCTGGTGGCGACTCTGTGGGGCTTCAACTTCGTGGTCATCGACTGGGGGATGGGCGAGGTGCCGCCACTGCTGTTCCTGGCCTGCCGGTTCCTGCTGGTGGTCTTCCCCGCGGTCCTGCTGGTGCCCCGTCCCGACGTGTCCTGGCGGGTGCTCGGTGCGGTGGGGCTGTTCATGTCCGCGGGACAGTTCGGCTTCCTCTACGTCGCGATGGCCGCCGGACTGCCGCCGGGGCTGGCGGCACTGGTGCTGCAGGGGCAGGTGGTGTTCACGATCCTCATCGCCGCGCTCGCGCTGCGTGAGCGACCCACGGGGGCCCAGGCCGTCGGCGTCGCGGTCGGCGTGATCGGCCTGGTCGTGGTGGCGATCGGTCGCGGCGGAGACGTCACCCTCGCGGCGTTGCTGCTGTGCCTGATGGGCGCGCTGTCGTGGGGCATCGGGAACGTCGTGTCGAGGGCGGCACGCGTGCCGGGCGGCTTCGGCCTGACGGTCTGGTCCGCGGTCGTGGTCCCGGTCCCGATGGTGGCCCTCTCACTCGCGGTCGAGGGGCCTGCGGCCGTGGCTGCCGGGATCGACGCCTTCGGCTGGCAGGCCCTGGTCTCCACGCTCTACACCGCCGTGCTCGCCTCCCTGGTGGGCTACGGGCTGTTCAACTCCCTGCTGGCGCGCAACCCCTCCGCCGCGGTGGTGCCGTGGGTCCTGCTCGCGCCCGTGGTGGCCATGGCGTCGGCCTGGTTGCTGCTCGCCCAGGTCCCGAGCGCGGGGGAGGCGCTCGGCGGGCTGCTGCTGGTCGCGGGCGTGCTGGTCGCGCTCCGTCCGCAGCGTGGCCGCCCCGCCGTCGTACCAGTGCCGCCGCCGGCGCGGAGCCTGACCGGCCACCCGTCATAG
- a CDS encoding LysR family transcriptional regulator, translated as MIDLDAVVALRAVATHGSVSAAAASLDFTPSAVSQQVKRLERSTGVPLLERVGRGVVLTRQGRHLVESSTPLLAGLEELESGLHREAQTVTGRLRVAAFSTAICGLVAPVVRAVLDAHPDLAVTVSEREPWDAVDLVATDQADLGIVHQWGDVPLVVPDHVALTPLADDRADVVLHREHPLAGRARLRPHDLLDEGWVATPRSTICRQWLERMYVGTGHLPRVVHESWEFDAHLAMVRARLGIALVPRLGRSPLGADLCAVQMHDPVPVRRVLVVHRRSMSSSPALGAMLEALRAAGPVGSAP; from the coding sequence ATGATCGATCTCGACGCCGTCGTCGCCCTGCGGGCCGTCGCGACCCACGGGTCCGTGAGCGCGGCCGCAGCCTCGCTCGACTTCACCCCCTCGGCGGTCTCCCAACAGGTCAAGCGTCTCGAGCGCAGCACCGGCGTCCCGCTGCTCGAGCGGGTCGGACGCGGCGTGGTCCTGACCCGTCAGGGCCGTCACCTCGTCGAGAGCAGCACCCCGCTGCTCGCCGGCCTGGAGGAGCTGGAGAGCGGCCTGCACCGAGAGGCGCAGACCGTGACAGGACGGCTGCGGGTGGCGGCCTTCTCGACCGCCATCTGCGGGCTGGTGGCCCCGGTCGTGCGTGCCGTGCTCGACGCCCATCCCGACCTCGCGGTCACGGTGTCCGAGCGCGAGCCCTGGGACGCCGTCGACCTCGTCGCCACCGACCAGGCCGACCTCGGGATCGTGCACCAGTGGGGCGACGTACCGCTCGTCGTGCCCGACCACGTCGCGCTCACCCCGCTCGCCGACGACCGGGCCGACGTCGTGCTCCACCGCGAGCACCCACTCGCCGGACGCGCGCGGCTGCGCCCGCACGACCTCCTCGACGAGGGCTGGGTCGCGACCCCGCGCAGCACGATCTGCCGGCAGTGGCTGGAGCGGATGTACGTCGGCACCGGCCACCTCCCGCGCGTCGTGCACGAGTCCTGGGAGTTCGACGCCCACCTGGCGATGGTGCGTGCCCGGCTCGGGATCGCCCTCGTGCCCCGCCTGGGCCGCTCGCCGCTCGGGGCGGACCTGTGCGCGGTGCAGATGCACGACCCCGTCCCGGTACGCCGGGTGCTCGTGGTCCACCGGCGCAGCATGTCCAGCTCCCCCGCCCTCGGCGCCATGCTCGAGGCGCTGCGCGCGGCCGGGCCCGTGGGCAGCGCCCCGTAG
- a CDS encoding YwqG family protein, with the protein MTSTSETGPRGPLPYDELALVTSRLGLLEGAEDVVDALADLAQAQARLLPDGPATDVRGSYVGGHPYLPAGTSWPTDEAGAPLAFVAQVNFADLAAALAASDSVPSTRGLQELPDSGLLQWFVPAVECFGLSFEHRDRAYARFYSADELTREAAQPVSAAVPDTGSGEWSSPLLHRDRATAVRFVVESSLPAVTDLHEGYRPERLGVLGDEDRLERIGEAAGDAFTDVYGGDTVPGQDDPEEEPPAIGGGDKVGGWPCIVQGDPRCAEAQDPAAAAPGADTLILQLDSDEGVFTEWGDSGIAWLFGDPASLRRGETSSLWWSWACY; encoded by the coding sequence ATGACCTCGACCTCTGAGACCGGGCCCCGCGGCCCGCTGCCCTACGACGAGCTGGCGCTGGTCACCTCCCGCCTCGGCCTGCTCGAGGGCGCCGAGGACGTCGTCGACGCCCTCGCGGACCTGGCCCAGGCGCAGGCGCGGCTCCTCCCCGACGGTCCTGCGACGGATGTCCGCGGCTCCTACGTCGGCGGCCACCCCTACCTGCCCGCCGGGACGTCCTGGCCGACCGACGAGGCGGGGGCGCCGCTGGCGTTCGTGGCACAGGTCAACTTCGCCGACCTCGCGGCGGCGCTGGCCGCCTCGGACAGCGTCCCGAGCACGCGCGGCCTCCAGGAGCTCCCCGACAGCGGCCTGCTGCAGTGGTTCGTGCCCGCCGTGGAGTGCTTCGGGCTGTCCTTCGAGCACCGCGACCGCGCGTACGCCCGCTTCTACTCCGCCGACGAGCTGACCCGGGAGGCGGCCCAGCCGGTCTCGGCCGCGGTGCCGGACACCGGGTCCGGTGAGTGGTCCTCCCCGCTCCTGCACCGCGACCGGGCCACCGCCGTCCGGTTCGTGGTGGAGAGCTCCCTGCCCGCGGTCACCGACCTGCACGAGGGCTATCGCCCCGAGCGCCTCGGCGTCCTGGGGGACGAGGACCGTCTCGAGCGCATCGGAGAGGCGGCCGGCGACGCGTTCACCGATGTCTACGGCGGAGACACCGTGCCGGGTCAGGACGACCCGGAGGAGGAGCCGCCGGCGATCGGCGGCGGCGACAAGGTCGGCGGCTGGCCCTGCATCGTCCAGGGGGACCCGCGGTGCGCCGAGGCGCAGGACCCTGCCGCCGCGGCGCCGGGTGCCGACACGCTGATCCTTCAGCTGGACTCCGACGAGGGGGTGTTCACCGAGTGGGGCGACAGCGGGATCGCCTGGCTCTTCGGCGACCCGGCTTCGTTGCGTCGTGGCGAGACCTCCTCGCTGTGGTGGTCCTGGGCCTGCTACTGA